In the Candidatus Eisenbacteria bacterium genome, CGCCGGATGCCGAGGCGCCCTACGGCTCCAACGCCGCGGTCTCCAGCCACAGCGGCCTGATCGCGGCCGCGCATTCCTCGAGGCGGCGGCGGTCCTCCTCGCCGAACGCATTGAGGAGCTCGCTTTCCACGTCGAGCAAACCGACCACCGGTCCGGTCGGCTGCCCCAGGGCGGGAACGACGATCTCGGAGCGCGTCGTGCCGAGCGTCGTGAGGTATCGCGGATCCTCCGCTACATCCCCGACCGCCACGGTCGTCCGGCCTTGAACCGCGGCGCCGCAGAGACCCTGGCTCGCGGGGAACCGTGGATGAGCAGGCGCATCCGGCCCGCTCCAGGCGATGACGCGGATCTCCTCGGGAGACACATCGTAGATCCCGACCCAGCGGTAGGGGCCCATCTGACGGATCGCGGCGGCGATTCGTCTGGCCTTTCCCACCCGGTCTCCGGGAAACGAGAGGATCTCCTGGAGCCTCTTCAAGGTCGGATGTAGATCAGGCCTCGAAATAGTTCTCCCGGAAGTCTTCGATCTTGGCGCTCTTGCGGACCGCCTGGAGCCACTCGTTGAACCGTATCTGCCGGCGATCGTTCAAGAGCTTGTTCCGGATGTCCGTGGCCTGCTTGCGGAACTCCTCCTCGGTGGGCCTCGCGTGTTCTTCGACGATGGCGACCAGGGCCGACCAGGTGCCGGTGAGCGGCTGGCTCCATGTTCCCGGGGGTGTGCCGAAGAGCCCCCCCACAATTTTTGGCTCGACGCCAAGATTCCCGAGACGACCATTCCGCGTGATGCCGGCGTCGGTGCCGACGAGGCCGCGGAACCTCTTCGCGGCTTCCGCCTCGCTCATGCCGCCCTGGATCGCGGCCCGCGCCTTCGTGGCCGCATCGGTCGCCTGCGCCAGCTGGAGCGAATGGATGAGCTGTTCCCGCGCGAAGACCCGCGCCTGGGCGAGGGTTCTAAGCCCTTCCGGTTGCCGATCGATGATCTGGTAGAGATACCACCCGTTCTCGGTCGGGATGGCGTGCGAGACCGATCCGACCTTCGCCGTGAAGGCCCACTTCTCGGTTTCCGGGAAACGCTTGAATATGTCGTTGTTGCTCCTGGTCTCCCGGAAGTAGGGCGTCTCCGAGGTCGTGACCCCGGCGCGCGTGGCGGCCTTGGCGAGCCCGCTCTTGCGCGCGTCGGTGAGAAGGGCCTGGACCGACTTCCGTATCTCGCGGATCGCCTCTGCGCCGGGTTCCACGCGAAAGGCGATCTCATGGTAATGGACCATCACCTGCTTCGACTTCGGATCGATCCAACGCTTGTCGAGCCGGAAGAGATGGACCGACCGCTCCTCCTTCACGACGTCCGAGACCTGGCCGGGCTGGAGCGTCTTGAGCGCCGCCTGGAACTTCGGCCGCATGTCCGCGGCCGCGATGTCCATGGCGTCTCCGCCCCCCTGTGCCGAGCCGATCTCGGAGTAGGTCCGGGCGTATTTCGGGAAGGAATCGGGCTCCGCGACGATTTGCTCACGGATTCCGAGCATCCGCTCGCGGGCGACGGCAAAGTCCGGATCTCGGGGCCGACGCGGCACGAGCGCGACCTGGAGCTTCACTTCGGGGGGACCGGTGAACTCCTCGGGATGCGATCGGTAGTAGGTCTCGATGTCCGCGCCGCCGATCCTCGACGTATCGACCGCGAAGCTGTCGGAGGGGAAATAGACGTAGCGGACCTTGAGGGTTTCGTTCACAAGCAGGAATTGGTCCCGCACGTCCGCCACCGAGACCTTGGCGGCCGAGACGATCTGCTCCTGTAGCTTCTGTTGAGGGAGGGTTTCGGCCACATAGGCCTCGACTTGGCTCCAGGGTACCTGCGAGTTCGGGTTGTCCAACTCGGCGAGGTACTTCTTGTAGTCGAATTGTCCGTTCGTTTGGAAGCCCGGAGCCTGCACCACGAACGGCGGCGGCGCGAAGCGGATCGAAATCTTGATCTCCTCCGGGCTCGCGGTGATGCCGCGCCGGCGGACCTCCTGGGCCATCAGCTTGGACTGGACCATCTGTTGCCAGGCCTGCTCGCGGATGTAGCTGTCCTCCCCTTCACGAAGCTGGCGGCCCGCTCGGACCTGGTTCAGAATGGTTTGATACATGCCCATGAAATCCTCGTAGCGGATCGGCTCTCCGTTGATCTTCGCGATCACGCCGGCCGGCCCCGACCCCGAGGGTGGATTCAGAACCCCGCCGAGTTGGAGGATTCCAAACCCGACCAGGAAGACGATGGCGGTAACCCAGATGATCACCTTCATGTTGTCCCGCATGGACTGCATCATGGAAAACAGACCTCGATCGAATACGTGCGAAACGCGTGCGGCGCCCCGCGGGCGCCGCGAGAACCCAGTGCTTCAATCGATGAGAATATCGCGCTCCCACCCTTTCCGCAAGGGAGCCTTCGCCCGCGATGAAGAGCCTTCGGCCCGCAATTTGGGTTGACGGGGATGCGACGGCCGATGCAACGTGAACCCAGGGACGATTCGAGACATCGGGGGAACCCGCGATGCCACGTGCCGAAGCTCCCGGCACTGAACGGGAGCTATTACTCCACATCCTGGACGCGCTCGACACAGGCCTTCTCGCGCTCGACGAGGACCGGCGCATTGTCGCGATCAACGACACGCTGGCCAAGGGCTGGGGCGTGGACCGGTCCGAGATCGAGTGGCTGCCGCTCGCGGAGGTCTTCAAATCGGAATCGGAGCGGTGGTACCTGCCCGAGCGCGGGGTGCGCGGCGAGTCGGGACGCGGAACGAGGGAGATCCGCGGATCGGTGGCGGATCGCGAGGTCCTGATGCGCTACAGCGTGCGGGCCTTGGGGGACACGGGTGGCGTCGTGGTTCGTGTCGAGGACTTGGTCGACGCGGATTCCGAGGAAGAGGTCTTCCGGAATACCGAGAGGCTCATTTCCCTGGGCGAGCTGTCCGCCCGGGTCGCGCACGAGATTCGCAACCCGCTGACCGGGGTGCGCACGACGGTTCAGTTCGTCGCGTCGAAGCTCAGGGCGGGCGATTCCCGTCGCGATGATCTGAATGATGTCCTGAAGGAGCTCGACCGGATCGAGCAGATCATCACCGATCTCCTCCTCTTTGCCCGCCCCCAGGCGCCGCGTCCGGTTCCTACCGATGTCCGCGAGGTTCTCGACAAGGTGCTCGATAACCTGGCCCTGCGCTGCCAGGAGGCGTCCGTCGAAGTGGAGCGTGATTTCGACGAAGGGCTCCCGACCGTGCTGATCGATCCGGATATGGCCCAGCAGGTTTTCTTGAACCTGGCCATCAACGCGCTCCAGGCGATGCCGGAAGGGGGCATGCTCAGACTCGGGACCGGCCTCCGGAGAACGCGATACAAGAAATCCTACGTGGACGTCGTCGTAGCGGACACAGGGCCCGGCATTCCCGACGAGGTACGAGAGAAGATCTTCGATCCCTTTTTCACGACACGCTCCATGGGAACGGGCCTGGGTCTTTCCATCTCGCTCCAGATCGCGCGCGAGCACGGCGGCAACCTGACCGCACGCAACAGCGCGCAGGGCGGAGCCGTGTTCAAGTTCAGCCTCCCCGCCCTGCTTTCACAGGAAGGGGAGGAAGCCAAGGAGTAGCGATGAAACTGCGAATCCGGATCGCCGACGACGAGGAGCTGATCCGCAAGTCCCTCGTGAAGCTTCTGACCGCCGAGGGATACGAGGTCGACGCGGTCGGCTCGGCGGCCGAGGTGCTCGAGTCCGTCCGGAACGACCCGCCCCAAATCCTCGTTCTCGATCTCCGGCTCCCCGACGGCAGCGGCCTCGAGCTCCTGCCCCGGCTCAAGAGCATCGAACCCGATCTCAAAGTCGTCGTGATCACCGCCTTCGGCGATCTGCCCACGGCGGTCCAGGCCATGCGCCAGGGCGCCACCGATTTCATCAAGAAGCCGTACGAGATGCACGAGATGGTGCTGGCGATCGAGCGGCTCAAGGTCGGCATCGTGCGCGAGAACCAGCTCGATGCGTTCCGGCGCGGGGAGCTGGAATCCTTTCTCAAGACCAAGATCGTGGGCGAGGCGGCCGCCATGCGCCGGGTCTGGGATTTGGTGGGGAAGGTGTCCAAGAGCGAGGCCACGACCGTTCTCATCGAAGGAGAGAGCGGCACCGGCAAGGATCTGGTCGCCCGCGGGATCCACTTCGAGAGCGCGAGGCGCGGGGCGCCGTTTCTCGCCCTGAACTGTTCCTCGTTCCAGGAGCAGCTGCTCGAAAACGAGCTCTTCGGTCACGAACGCGGGGCGTTCACGGACGCCCGGGAGCCGAAGCGCGGTTTGGTGGAGCTTGCCGACCAGGGGACTCTGTTCCTCGACGAGATTGCGGATCTCCCGGCGGCGACCCAGGCCAAGTTTCTCCGGTTCATCGAGGACCGGACATTCAAGCGGGTCGGCGGGGCCACGGACCAGACGGTGGACCTGCGTATCGTCGCGGCCACGAACCGCGACTTGGACCAAACCGTCAAGGAAGGCCGGTTTCGCCAGGACCTCTACTACCGGCTCAAGGTGGTTTCGATCCTCCTGCCGCCGCTTCGGGAGCGCGGGGAGGATATTCAGCTCCTGACCCGGCACTTCCTCGAGCACTACAACGAAAAATTCCGGAAGCGCTTCGCGTCGATCGCTCCCGAAGTCGAAGAGGTCTTCCGCTCCTACCGATGGCCCGGGAACGTCCGCGAGCTCCGGAACCTGATCGAGCGAATCGTGCTTCTGGAGGAGGACGAGACCCTCCGCGAGGATCACCTTCCCGCCGAAATGATTGTGGAGGTGGAGTCGGTTCCGCGGGTTCTTCGCGACGCGCTCTCCGCGCGAGGTGAGGGAGAGGAGGACATGCCGACGCTCGCCGAGGTGGAGCGGGAGCACATCCTCAAGGTTCTCGATTCCACCGACGGGAACCGGTCCCGCACCGCGCGTATTCTCGGGATATCCCGGCAGAGCTTGATCGAGCGGATCAAGCGGATCGCCGCATCGCGCGAAACGCAGGCGCAGGACGACTCGACCCGCGCTCGATCTCTTCGTTAGGTCGACTCGGGCCCCTTACTCGCTGTCGCGTTTCTTGGGATGTCGCGTTTCTCGACAATCCATCGCGACACCGCAGGTCCTCTCGCAGAAATCGTTCCGCGCGGTTCTCACTCCCTCTTCCTCTGTCCATTCCCGTGACACCCTCCTCATCGCGCGCATGCTCTCGCATGCTTCGCTTTCTCCTCGAAGAAGAGTTCCTAACCATTCGCGCACGCGCGCGATGCACGAGCGATTCCGCAACACGTGCCCGATGCGTCCGGGCTGGCCCGCTTTCTGCTTTCTACTTCTAGTCGATGGACTCACATCGGTGCACAGGGGGAGGTGTGGATGCCGAAGTCCGTCCTCATCGTGGACGACGAAAAGCTGCTCGTACGCACACTCTCCAACGCACTGAAGGAG is a window encoding:
- a CDS encoding GAF domain-containing protein — its product is MGKARRIAAAIRQMGPYRWVGIYDVSPEEIRVIAWSGPDAPAHPRFPASQGLCGAAVQGRTTVAVGDVAEDPRYLTTLGTTRSEIVVPALGQPTGPVVGLLDVESELLNAFGEEDRRRLEECAAAIRPLWLETAALEP
- a CDS encoding sigma-54-dependent Fis family transcriptional regulator, encoding MKLRIRIADDEELIRKSLVKLLTAEGYEVDAVGSAAEVLESVRNDPPQILVLDLRLPDGSGLELLPRLKSIEPDLKVVVITAFGDLPTAVQAMRQGATDFIKKPYEMHEMVLAIERLKVGIVRENQLDAFRRGELESFLKTKIVGEAAAMRRVWDLVGKVSKSEATTVLIEGESGTGKDLVARGIHFESARRGAPFLALNCSSFQEQLLENELFGHERGAFTDAREPKRGLVELADQGTLFLDEIADLPAATQAKFLRFIEDRTFKRVGGATDQTVDLRIVAATNRDLDQTVKEGRFRQDLYYRLKVVSILLPPLRERGEDIQLLTRHFLEHYNEKFRKRFASIAPEVEEVFRSYRWPGNVRELRNLIERIVLLEEDETLREDHLPAEMIVEVESVPRVLRDALSARGEGEEDMPTLAEVEREHILKVLDSTDGNRSRTARILGISRQSLIERIKRIAASRETQAQDDSTRARSLR